The DNA window AGTAACATACTATTTTAACGAAAAAGGTGAAATGCAGACAGGAAAACAGACGATTTACGATGAAGACCTCGAAGAAAACCAGACATGGTACTTCCATGCAAAAGGCTCTCTGAAAGGCCAGGGATACCACGGAGAACGTGATAATCAGGTTTATTTAAACGGACTTCTCCAGAAAGCCGATCCGGAACTCCGCTACGAACCGGTGACAGTTGGCGAAAAGCGCTACCTGGTTAACACAAGCGGCAACATCCAGAAAGCATCCTCTACTTCCACTTCCTCTGCAAAACCGGAATTAGGAAAAGGCTTTAAAGATATCAAAGATACAAATGAGACAGTCTGGACAGTTGACAGTTCAGGAATCATCCAGTAATATATTAATATCATCCGTTCATAAATACCGTAGGCCGTTTCGACGGAACCGCGGTATTTTTTCTTTGTTTTCACGTACAGGTTCCCGGCATGTGTTTTCTACTGCCACAGACAGCGTAAGAAGCACGGAGCATGGCCTGTAGGCAGATATTATCAATCAGATGAAGGAATTTACCCGGGGGACCGTCCGGCATCGCTATGGTGTGCTTAAAGAAGCCACAGAGGGTATCCCGGCGTATTTTTGAACATCCCGCCTATGGGGCTGTTCTTTTTTTATTCTGCCTCTCATATAATAAAACTGACAGAAAGGCTTACTGCACAAAGTTTTCTTTTAATCAGACACAATTCATGTTAAAAAAGCCAAAATGTTTTTAAAAAAATACAATTTTTCTTGTCACACTTCTTATTTTTTATACGTTTTGTATATAAGTATGGTATTTTATGACCAAATGTTGTAATGTAGATGTGGAGTGGATACTACCATATTTATATCGGGTTACAAACTATCACTTAATGACGGAAGATAAAATTATGCGTGAATTGACTGTTTACTATTGTTCCAGATGCGGCCGCTATGGCTTTTACCAGGTTTCAAAAAATGCCATATGCCCCGTGTGCAAAACACCTATGACGGTCTTCCCAATGTCTTATCAAAACTTCATGGATATGGATTACAATATGCGTGACCAACTAATTTCGGATCAGATAGCGGGAAATGTAACTCCTCAGACCTCAGTTGTACAGCGAATCACAGAACAGAGTAAAACATCCAATAACCGTTCCGCCATTGCAAAACTGAAGGCCAGAAACGAGGAGCTGGAATACGAAAACGAAGATCTCCACCAGAAGAATGCGGAGCTGGAGAAAACAATAGACTGGATGCACGATATGATCTGGGATTTAACCAGAAAGCTGCATGGCAACTCCAGAGAATAAGCCATAGAATATTGCGCAAACATCAAAAAGGGCAAGGAAAATATCGTCTCTGACTAAAAACGGTTTTTCCTGCCCTTTTTTTACCTGCTTTTCTCATTTACGATGTAACGGCTAACAAGAAGATTCATACTTTCTTTTAACTGAACTACCGTATTGAATAAGGTATCTACTTCTTCTTTTAATTCAAAGTTCTCCTTTTCCAGTAAAGCAATTCGCCTAGCCTCCTCCATGACCATCTTCCTCCTTCATATATGTAAATCAACACATATATTTATAATATAAAACTGTTGAAAAAGAAAGGCCTTATCCACCGCAAATTTCGACAGTGTAATACAATACCCTGTTAAATTTTTAATATTCAAACCTGCCATGTCTATTAATTTACAATACGATACAACCAATTACTTTTTTGCCAAGACTGCGTACAAGATCAAGTTCCTGTTCAATTCCGGAGAACATGGAATTGCCGCGCTGCTCTACGATAACCACTGCATCGCAGGAAGCCGCTTTCTTGATGGCAGAGGCATCTTTGCCAAGGTTACCGCCTACTGTGAGCTCTACGCTGCCCAGCATGGCCGCAAGGCCCGTGTGAACCTGCTCCA is part of the [Clostridium] symbiosum genome and encodes:
- a CDS encoding teichuronopeptide, giving the protein MRELTVYYCSRCGRYGFYQVSKNAICPVCKTPMTVFPMSYQNFMDMDYNMRDQLISDQIAGNVTPQTSVVQRITEQSKTSNNRSAIAKLKARNEELEYENEDLHQKNAELEKTIDWMHDMIWDLTRKLHGNSRE